Proteins found in one Spartinivicinus poritis genomic segment:
- the rfbC gene encoding dTDP-4-dehydrorhamnose 3,5-epimerase, with product MKVIDTKIPNVKIIEPTVFGDERGFFMETWQQKKFEELVTGKPTTFVQDNHSKSKKGILRGLHYQTENTQGKLVRVISGEVYDVVVDIRKKSPTFGQWVGVYLSAENKRQLWIPEGFAHGFYVTSDEAEFVYKCTDYYNPEAEISIIWNDPSIGVDWPTPILVNAPQLSHKDMSGLLFVDAMKL from the coding sequence ATGAAAGTAATAGATACCAAAATTCCAAATGTGAAAATTATTGAGCCAACTGTATTTGGTGATGAGCGTGGTTTCTTTATGGAAACTTGGCAACAAAAGAAATTTGAGGAATTAGTTACAGGAAAGCCGACTACTTTCGTGCAGGATAACCACTCTAAATCAAAAAAGGGTATTCTTCGAGGCCTGCATTATCAAACAGAGAATACTCAAGGAAAGTTAGTTCGTGTTATTTCTGGTGAAGTATATGATGTAGTTGTGGATATCAGAAAAAAATCACCAACATTTGGGCAATGGGTTGGTGTATATCTTTCGGCAGAAAATAAGCGACAACTTTGGATTCCAGAAGGCTTTGCTCATGGGTTTTATGTGACATCTGATGAAGCTGAATTTGTTTATAAATGTACTGATTATTATAATCCTGAAGCAGAGATATCTATCATTTGGAATGATCCAAGTATTGGTGTTGACTGGCCAACACCAATTTTGGTTAATGCTCCTCAGTTATCGCATAAAGATATGAGTGGTTTACTATTTGTTGATGCAATGAAGTTATGA
- a CDS encoding ABC transporter permease: protein MKYIIYLKNNRGLLKKLVKRDIESRYKGSLLGFLWAVITPLIMLSVYATFFTVVFKAKWGGIEDESKGMYAIIIYSGIIVHSFVAECLNRSSDAIVSNKNLVNKVVFPLEIIPVSMLGYPFISLSINTILITLAVVVINDGFLSGTIYFVILFYILMLFIGLSLCWIISSISVYVKDIKQVLPLITSLLMFISPIFYSVEILPPSLQIFMYINPLTYLIEVYRDIIIWGNPPNIQLLLFFTLVLFFAASLSFKIFKKLKKGFADVM from the coding sequence ATGAAATATATAATTTATTTGAAAAATAATAGGGGCTTATTAAAAAAGCTTGTTAAAAGAGATATTGAAAGTCGTTATAAAGGGTCTTTATTGGGGTTTTTATGGGCAGTTATTACTCCATTAATAATGCTTTCAGTTTATGCAACTTTTTTTACAGTTGTTTTTAAAGCTAAATGGGGAGGAATAGAAGATGAAAGCAAAGGTATGTACGCGATCATTATCTATTCTGGAATTATAGTTCATAGCTTTGTTGCTGAGTGTCTAAATAGATCTTCAGATGCTATTGTTAGTAATAAAAATCTAGTTAACAAAGTAGTTTTTCCTCTTGAGATTATTCCTGTATCAATGCTTGGATATCCTTTTATAAGTTTAAGTATAAATACTATATTGATAACACTTGCTGTTGTTGTGATTAATGATGGTTTTTTAAGTGGCACAATATATTTTGTAATCTTATTTTATATCTTAATGTTGTTTATTGGATTAAGTCTATGTTGGATTATTTCATCCATTTCAGTATATGTAAAAGATATAAAACAGGTATTGCCACTGATTACTTCGTTGTTAATGTTTATCTCACCCATATTTTATTCTGTTGAAATTTTACCACCAAGTTTACAAATATTTATGTATATTAACCCATTGACTTATCTGATAGAGGTTTATAGAGATATAATAATATGGGGTAATCCTCCTAATATACAGCTATTATTGTTTTTTACTTTGGTTTTGTTTTTTGCAGCAAGTTTATCCTTTAAGATTTTTAAAAAATTAAAGAAGGGTTTTGCAGATGTTATGTGA
- a CDS encoding ABC transporter ATP-binding protein, which yields MLCDSIAIKIENLAKDYKVYKKPEDKLKEMLFSNFFSLFKIGTKKYYEVYTALKSVSFEVKKGEIVGILGKNGCGKSTLLQIICGTLPSTEGNVVVSGKVAALLELGVGFNPEYTGIENIYFYASILGLTNKQIEKKINRIIEFADIGDFINQPVKTYSSGMYVRLAFSVIAHVDADILIIDEALAVGDAFFIQKCMRFIREFIKKGRTILFVSHDINSVINLCNKAVWIDNGIVKKIGDPKSISNDYLAELYNSSNTNEKSNEVNSKDYRSKLGIKSETTYDIRRKLLITSNLRNDLEIFSFNDESKSFGCKGAVITDVMLLTSDKENICWTIGGEQVILYIEGKSLINISKPIIGFCVKDKLGQHIFGDNTYLAYINKSVSLKENDLFSSEFAFNMPILPAGDYSISVAIADGDQSSHQQHHWIHDAIIFKSHSSSISSGLVGIPMQSIKLHASSMESSYE from the coding sequence ATGTTATGTGACTCTATAGCAATTAAAATTGAAAACTTAGCTAAAGACTATAAAGTATATAAAAAACCTGAAGATAAATTAAAAGAAATGCTTTTTTCTAATTTCTTCAGTCTTTTTAAAATTGGCACAAAAAAATATTATGAAGTTTATACTGCTTTAAAGTCAGTATCATTTGAAGTAAAAAAAGGAGAAATAGTTGGAATTTTAGGGAAAAATGGGTGTGGTAAGTCTACATTATTGCAAATTATTTGTGGAACATTACCCTCAACAGAAGGAAATGTTGTTGTTAGTGGGAAAGTTGCTGCATTGCTTGAACTAGGTGTTGGTTTTAACCCTGAATATACAGGAATAGAAAATATTTACTTTTACGCATCCATATTAGGATTGACTAATAAGCAGATTGAAAAAAAAATAAATAGAATTATTGAATTTGCAGATATAGGTGACTTTATCAATCAACCTGTAAAGACATATTCAAGTGGTATGTATGTTAGACTAGCATTTTCAGTAATTGCTCATGTAGATGCTGATATATTAATTATTGATGAAGCCCTTGCAGTAGGTGATGCTTTTTTTATACAAAAATGCATGCGATTCATTCGTGAATTTATAAAAAAAGGAAGAACAATATTATTTGTTAGTCATGATATTAATTCAGTGATAAATCTATGTAATAAGGCAGTTTGGATAGATAACGGGATAGTAAAAAAAATAGGTGACCCCAAGTCTATCTCAAACGACTATTTAGCTGAGCTTTATAATAGTAGTAACACTAACGAAAAAAGTAATGAGGTAAATAGTAAAGATTACAGAAGTAAGCTTGGTATAAAATCCGAAACTACTTATGATATAAGAAGAAAGTTGCTGATAACAAGCAACCTAAGGAATGACTTAGAAATTTTTTCTTTTAATGATGAAAGTAAGTCTTTTGGTTGTAAAGGAGCCGTTATTACTGATGTAATGTTGTTAACATCAGATAAAGAAAATATTTGTTGGACTATTGGAGGAGAGCAAGTAATTTTATATATTGAAGGAAAGTCATTGATTAATATTTCAAAACCAATTATTGGCTTTTGTGTAAAAGATAAGCTTGGGCAACATATCTTTGGTGACAATACATACTTAGCGTATATAAATAAAAGTGTATCTTTAAAGGAAAATGACTTATTTTCCAGTGAATTTGCTTTTAACATGCCAATATTGCCAGCAGGTGATTATAGTATTTCTGTTGCTATTGCTGATGGGGATCAGTCAAGTCATCAGCAACACCACTGGATCCATGATGCTATCATATTTAAATCTCATTCCTCAAGTATTAGTTCAGGCTTAGTAGGTATTCCAATGCAGTCAATAAAGCTACATGCTTCTTCAATGGAAAGTTCTTATGAATAA
- a CDS encoding glycosyltransferase, producing the protein MNKEIQLLNSTGERFVTELEGIINLEHWHRYFYVLKHCENKTVLDIASGEGYGSYLVSKVAKKIFGVDIDKDSISHAKNKYQNKNLEFIEGDCTRIPLPSCCVDVVVSFETIEHHDQHLDMMRELKRVLKPDGILIISSPDKAECSDRNGNSNIYHIKELYKDEFKNLVKNFFKYQVCFEQRVTVGSIILPEDKVTNFVNINLENKEDIKLNGLYRPIFSIIIASDTQVKANEGSLYDYPIERAFEFFKNDESFSEAVSYIAHLENDINTLNKQLIKSNNRLAILLSSNSFKITKPLRKIRSIISNYPRYLVHLKTIIRKTKLYKPLCYMASKFFVFKKKIKELPFSKDNLILIEKFSKNRSGGVSIASSEVTNYSDLPHIDITVVVYNNSQWIDDYINSLLLQKYPLDKISMIFVDNGSTDESLNKLYQISERYIDIFSKITVLKSINNGFGAGHDLAIKDSLSDLVLVSNLDLKFEKDAIINVIRSALADQVNSSDIACWELRQKPYEHPKFYDPVTLETPWCSHACVLLSRRAYNVAGGYDKNIFMYGEDVEFSYRLRSLGFKLRYIPSAVVYHYTYDEINIIKPLQFSGSLLSNYLIRLRYGHVKDKLIGLVLQILIIIRGANFKGSRSLAFGNVTKMIFLTPRFYQSRRKIVNESFPFYYFDYALNREGAFYNLCENTLGEGADKPLVSIITRTYKGRDYLLKQCAQSVYNQTYDNIEHIIVEDGGDTVKQTIKDIKSTLGESHLVKYIPLPKLGRSFAGNKGLENARGKYAVFLDDDDLLFSDHVEVLVNTLENCANIVAAYSLAWEVGTEFFEGGYIEKFYQMNSRFIQEYDKNKLYEENYIPIQSIMFKTNLFKESGGFDENVEYLEDWLLWIKYSLYGDFKLVKKTTSLFRTPSESTIRYERQKQLNNAYSMAIKKRREILDEFRSRIIK; encoded by the coding sequence ATGAATAAAGAAATCCAGTTATTAAATTCTACAGGTGAAAGATTTGTTACTGAACTTGAAGGTATCATTAATTTAGAGCATTGGCATCGATATTTTTATGTATTAAAACATTGTGAAAATAAGACTGTCTTAGATATTGCTAGTGGTGAGGGATATGGAAGTTATTTGGTATCAAAAGTAGCAAAAAAAATATTTGGAGTCGACATAGATAAAGACTCTATTTCTCATGCAAAAAATAAATATCAAAATAAAAATTTAGAATTTATTGAGGGGGATTGTACAAGGATACCTTTACCATCTTGCTGTGTTGATGTTGTAGTAAGTTTTGAAACAATTGAGCATCATGATCAACACTTGGATATGATGAGAGAGCTTAAAAGAGTTTTAAAACCTGATGGTATACTAATTATATCTTCTCCTGATAAGGCAGAATGTAGTGATAGAAATGGTAATTCTAATATTTACCATATTAAGGAACTGTATAAAGATGAGTTTAAAAACTTAGTTAAAAATTTCTTTAAATATCAAGTATGCTTTGAACAAAGAGTAACAGTAGGTTCAATTATTTTACCAGAAGATAAGGTTACTAATTTTGTTAATATTAATTTGGAAAATAAGGAAGATATAAAGCTAAATGGCTTATATAGGCCTATTTTTTCAATTATTATTGCTTCTGATACTCAAGTAAAAGCCAATGAAGGCAGTTTATATGACTATCCTATAGAAAGAGCATTTGAATTTTTTAAAAATGACGAATCGTTTAGTGAAGCTGTTAGCTATATAGCTCATTTAGAAAATGATATAAATACTCTTAATAAACAGCTTATAAAATCAAATAATAGATTAGCAATATTGTTATCATCAAATAGCTTTAAAATAACAAAACCATTAAGGAAAATTAGAAGTATAATTTCAAACTACCCACGTTATTTAGTTCACTTAAAAACTATTATAAGGAAAACTAAGTTATATAAGCCATTATGTTACATGGCTAGTAAATTCTTTGTGTTTAAAAAAAAAATTAAAGAGCTGCCTTTTTCTAAGGATAATTTAATATTAATCGAAAAGTTTTCTAAAAATAGAAGTGGGGGAGTAAGTATTGCATCTTCAGAAGTAACTAATTATTCTGATTTGCCACATATAGATATTACAGTTGTTGTCTATAATAATTCTCAATGGATTGACGATTATATAAATAGCCTATTACTTCAAAAATATCCATTAGATAAAATAAGCATGATTTTTGTAGATAATGGGTCAACTGATGAATCTCTCAATAAATTATATCAAATTAGTGAAAGATATATAGATATATTTTCAAAAATAACTGTGCTTAAATCAATTAATAATGGATTTGGTGCTGGGCATGATTTAGCTATTAAAGATTCTCTAAGTGACTTAGTCTTGGTCAGTAACTTAGATCTAAAATTTGAAAAAGATGCTATTATTAATGTTATTAGGAGTGCGTTAGCTGATCAGGTAAATAGCTCAGATATAGCATGCTGGGAGTTAAGACAAAAACCATATGAGCATCCAAAGTTTTATGACCCTGTAACACTGGAAACACCTTGGTGTTCACATGCATGTGTTTTATTATCTAGGCGTGCATATAATGTTGCTGGTGGCTATGATAAAAATATATTTATGTATGGAGAAGATGTTGAGTTTTCTTATAGACTTCGAAGTTTAGGATTTAAATTAAGATATATTCCTTCTGCTGTTGTATACCATTATACATATGATGAAATTAATATAATAAAGCCATTACAGTTCTCAGGTAGCTTATTATCTAACTATCTTATTCGGCTACGCTATGGTCATGTTAAGGATAAGTTAATAGGTTTGGTTCTTCAGATATTGATCATAATTAGGGGTGCAAATTTTAAAGGTAGTAGATCTCTTGCTTTTGGTAATGTAACAAAAATGATTTTTTTGACTCCTAGATTTTACCAGTCCAGAAGAAAAATAGTTAATGAAAGCTTCCCTTTTTACTATTTTGACTATGCACTCAATAGAGAGGGGGCGTTTTATAATTTATGCGAAAATACATTAGGTGAAGGTGCTGATAAACCACTTGTTTCGATTATTACTAGAACTTATAAAGGACGGGATTATTTATTAAAACAATGTGCTCAGTCTGTATATAACCAAACTTATGATAATATTGAACATATAATTGTAGAGGATGGTGGAGATACTGTAAAACAAACAATAAAAGATATTAAATCTACTCTAGGGGAAAGTCATCTTGTAAAATATATTCCATTACCCAAGCTGGGGCGCTCATTTGCTGGTAATAAAGGATTAGAAAATGCAAGAGGTAAATACGCAGTTTTTTTGGATGATGATGATTTGTTGTTTTCAGATCATGTAGAGGTTCTTGTTAACACTCTTGAAAACTGTGCAAATATTGTTGCAGCCTATAGCTTAGCATGGGAGGTTGGAACAGAGTTTTTTGAAGGTGGATATATTGAGAAATTTTATCAAATGAATAGTCGTTTTATTCAAGAATATGATAAAAATAAATTATATGAAGAAAATTATATTCCAATTCAATCGATAATGTTTAAAACAAATTTATTTAAGGAGTCAGGTGGTTTTGATGAAAATGTAGAATACCTTGAAGACTGGTTGCTTTGGATAAAATATAGTTTATATGGGGATTTTAAGCTGGTTAAAAAAACAACATCTTTATTTAGGACCCCTAGTGAATCAACTATACGGTATGAACGACAAAAACAACTTAACAATGCATATAGTATGGCTATAAAAAAGAGAAGAGAGATACTTGATGAATTTAGAAGTCGCATCATTAAATAG
- a CDS encoding acyltransferase family protein, with protein MNLEVASLNRNNNFNFVRFVAAFAVLYRHMFDLSFGVPHTADPIEKIFSFSVSSIAVDAFFFTSGYLVYKSLVLRRNLISFTMSRILRVFPALIIALLFSIVVVGGLSSSLNSLDYFTSTEVWSYFVNNIFLFDGVIQYYLPEVFTDNPYPNAVNGSLWTLPGEVHMYILIGFFYFFGVTESKDKVSSICLFIFFIYILNHIGVFNLDGSFKIYLKFFVMFFSGVLYYLFAEKIKLNLYLFVVAMFFLVFFFNNSFVRILYPLLLGYVILYFVFAVKGKVLYFNKFGDYSYGIYIFSFPIQQLVIYFLIANESFTFKYALIISAFLTLLLSIFSWHAIEKPVLGLKKYFS; from the coding sequence ATGAATTTAGAAGTCGCATCATTAAATAGAAATAATAACTTTAACTTTGTTAGATTTGTCGCTGCATTTGCTGTTTTATATCGTCATATGTTTGATTTATCCTTTGGCGTGCCACATACTGCAGATCCAATTGAAAAGATATTTAGTTTTTCAGTTAGTAGTATAGCTGTTGATGCATTTTTTTTTACCAGTGGCTATTTAGTATATAAGAGTTTAGTGTTACGGCGTAATTTAATTAGTTTTACTATGTCAAGAATATTAAGGGTATTTCCAGCACTGATTATTGCTCTGTTATTTTCTATAGTTGTGGTTGGTGGATTGAGTTCATCATTAAATAGTTTAGATTATTTTACAAGTACTGAGGTCTGGAGTTACTTTGTAAACAACATCTTTTTATTTGATGGAGTTATTCAATATTATCTCCCTGAAGTGTTTACTGATAATCCTTATCCTAATGCTGTTAACGGCTCTTTGTGGACACTTCCAGGTGAAGTTCACATGTATATATTGATTGGCTTTTTTTATTTTTTCGGGGTTACGGAAAGTAAAGATAAAGTAAGCTCTATTTGTTTGTTTATTTTTTTTATATATATACTCAATCATATTGGAGTTTTTAACTTAGATGGATCTTTTAAAATTTATTTAAAATTTTTTGTTATGTTTTTTTCTGGAGTATTGTATTATTTGTTCGCTGAAAAAATTAAATTAAACCTATATTTATTTGTTGTCGCGATGTTTTTTTTAGTTTTCTTCTTTAATAATAGTTTTGTGAGAATTTTATATCCATTGTTATTGGGTTATGTAATACTTTATTTTGTCTTTGCTGTAAAAGGGAAGGTGTTATATTTTAATAAGTTTGGCGACTATTCCTATGGAATTTATATATTTTCTTTTCCCATACAACAGCTTGTGATTTACTTTCTTATTGCAAACGAAAGTTTTACATTTAAATATGCACTAATAATTTCAGCATTTTTAACGTTATTATTATCAATTTTCTCATGGCATGCCATTGAAAAACCTGTACTAGGCTTAAAAAAATACTTCTCATAA
- a CDS encoding glycosyltransferase yields the protein MKLLVSLVVFKQPWDLIEKVIDSLTEAINESKILFASIVIVDNYCDTSLNESLCRKYSNINKKFDIRIIQGQGNLGYGLGNNLAINAIGYDYSLVLNPDVIIHQGALKVAFEYFSNNNDVVLISPKILNEKGALESGIKSYPSLLVLLLRFLNIKKLNRFFNKRLANYENHLVVLSNNVADVNIISGCFMLFRSSVLKELGGFDRHYFMYFEDFDLSIRARKMGRVIYHPEVVVTHYGGGAGKKGPKHIKYFARSMITFFNKYGWKLI from the coding sequence ATGAAACTACTTGTTTCCCTTGTTGTTTTCAAACAACCCTGGGACTTAATAGAAAAGGTAATTGACTCGCTTACTGAAGCAATAAACGAATCCAAAATACTTTTTGCTTCAATAGTTATTGTTGATAACTACTGTGATACATCATTAAATGAAAGTTTATGTCGTAAATATTCCAATATAAATAAAAAATTTGATATAAGGATTATTCAAGGGCAAGGTAATTTAGGATATGGTTTAGGCAATAACTTGGCTATTAATGCGATTGGTTATGATTATAGCTTGGTGCTTAACCCTGATGTGATTATTCATCAAGGAGCATTGAAAGTAGCTTTTGAATATTTTAGTAATAACAATGATGTTGTACTTATTTCACCCAAAATACTGAATGAAAAAGGTGCTTTAGAGTCTGGTATCAAATCATACCCATCATTACTTGTTTTATTACTTAGGTTCTTAAATATCAAAAAACTTAATAGATTTTTCAATAAAAGGTTAGCTAATTACGAGAACCACCTAGTTGTTTTAAGTAATAATGTTGCTGATGTTAATATTATAAGTGGATGCTTTATGCTGTTTCGTTCATCAGTCTTAAAAGAACTTGGTGGATTTGACAGACATTATTTCATGTACTTTGAAGATTTTGATTTATCAATTCGTGCAAGAAAAATGGGCCGCGTTATTTATCACCCCGAAGTAGTAGTCACTCATTATGGTGGAGGAGCTGGCAAAAAAGGCCCTAAGCACATCAAATATTTTGCCCGGTCAATGATAACTTTCTTTAATAAGTATGGTTGGAAGTTGATTTAG
- a CDS encoding NAD-dependent epimerase/dehydratase family protein, which produces MNILITGATGFVGQSLCNFLSRKEQVNLIVGASRSETKINGCHKTINLYCDNGQITVQDQLVKHLQNIDVVIHLAGRAHVMRDSGFDIEAAYYKANVEYTCKLAEAAAQSGVKRFVFLSSIKVNGESTNHPFTASDIPSPDDTYGCSKKSAEECLFKIAKNSTLEVVVIRPSLIYGEGMKGNLSSLLKLVKRRIPLPLGAVKNKRSLCSLDALCNLIWLCVMHPNAANQVFLAADNKPISTVELVNAIAKGLGVKARFIKIPQFILKLVGFCLGKKDQMERVLGNLEVNVEYTTETVEWTPEQDTQTALARLLSSTSNF; this is translated from the coding sequence ATGAATATCCTAATAACGGGTGCCACTGGTTTTGTTGGCCAATCCCTTTGTAATTTTCTTAGCCGAAAAGAGCAGGTTAACTTAATAGTGGGAGCTAGTCGATCTGAAACTAAAATTAATGGTTGTCATAAAACCATTAATTTATACTGTGATAACGGGCAGATAACTGTTCAGGATCAACTGGTAAAGCACCTTCAAAATATTGATGTAGTTATTCACTTGGCTGGTCGTGCTCATGTGATGAGAGACTCAGGGTTTGATATAGAAGCAGCTTATTATAAAGCGAATGTTGAGTATACATGTAAACTTGCTGAAGCTGCAGCTCAGTCAGGAGTAAAGCGTTTCGTATTTTTAAGTAGTATTAAAGTAAACGGTGAGTCAACTAATCATCCATTTACTGCTAGTGATATACCTTCACCTGATGACACTTATGGTTGTTCTAAGAAGTCTGCAGAGGAATGCTTATTCAAAATAGCCAAAAACTCTACTCTTGAAGTAGTTGTTATACGTCCCTCACTAATTTATGGAGAGGGAATGAAAGGCAACTTATCGTCTTTATTAAAACTGGTAAAAAGAAGAATACCGCTACCATTGGGAGCAGTGAAAAATAAGCGGAGTCTATGTTCACTTGATGCTCTTTGTAATCTAATATGGCTTTGTGTTATGCACCCTAACGCAGCTAATCAAGTGTTTTTGGCTGCAGATAATAAACCAATTTCCACTGTGGAATTGGTGAATGCAATTGCTAAAGGACTTGGGGTGAAAGCTCGTTTTATTAAAATACCTCAATTTATTCTGAAGCTAGTGGGTTTCTGTTTAGGAAAAAAAGATCAAATGGAACGTGTTTTAGGTAATTTGGAAGTGAATGTTGAGTATACGACTGAAACAGTTGAATGGACTCCGGAGCAGGATACACAAACTGCGCTGGCAAGATTACTTTCATCGACCTCAAACTTTTGA
- a CDS encoding polysaccharide biosynthesis protein yields the protein MKIKNFLLELTRRQKRVLSVTTDVVLTWLCLWLAFFVRLGTDQLINPIGADFSWLFIVAPLVSLPIFIRLGLYRAVLRYMGRDAFLAVFKAITLSTLVLSLLIYWHREAAVVPRSVVLNYWALCMLAIGGIRWAIRLWLVPQESAHLLRISRAQNLSKRPVAIYGAGEAGFELLGALERGHELMPVAFVDNDRSIANRLIAGKRVYTPKHIGQMIEETGAREILLAMPSLSRSQKKEILESLEQYPLHVRTVPSISELAMGKVKVADIREVEIADVLGRDSVQPEEALLERCIKNKVVMVTGAGGSIGSELCRQIVQNQPKSIILFEHSEYNLYSIHKELEQIVQQVSYVVEIIPLLGSVTNAKHLLNTISSYHVDTLYHAAAYKHVPIVEQNIAEGIRNNVFGTLLTAQAAIIGKVKHFVLISTDKAVRPTNVMGASKRLAEMVLQALSEESTLYLNKNNVFGLVNHCAFHNETRFTMVRFGNVLGSSGSVIPKFREQVAEGGPITVTHPNITRYFMTIPEASQLVIQAGAMGQGGDVFVLNMGEPVKIVDLAEKIINLSGLTVKNEESPEGDIEIQFTGLRPGEKLYEELLIGENNTPTEHSMIMRAHEEMLPWESLAELLGEIEQSLKEYDYTNVRHLLLKAVTGYKPEKNIVDLLYNQNKKVTVEKVVSLEQKGQQ from the coding sequence ATGAAAATTAAAAACTTTCTACTAGAACTGACTCGGCGGCAAAAAAGAGTACTAAGTGTTACAACAGATGTTGTTCTCACCTGGCTTTGTCTTTGGCTTGCCTTCTTTGTTCGCTTGGGCACAGATCAGCTAATTAACCCGATTGGTGCTGATTTTTCCTGGCTGTTTATCGTCGCACCGCTAGTGTCTTTACCAATTTTTATCAGGCTTGGGCTTTACCGTGCTGTGCTTCGCTATATGGGGCGCGATGCTTTTTTAGCAGTGTTTAAAGCGATTACCTTATCTACCCTGGTGTTGTCTTTGTTGATTTACTGGCATCGAGAAGCGGCGGTGGTGCCGCGCTCAGTGGTGTTAAATTACTGGGCGCTGTGTATGCTGGCAATTGGCGGGATTCGCTGGGCTATTAGATTATGGTTGGTTCCTCAGGAGAGTGCTCATTTATTGCGAATATCTCGGGCGCAAAATTTAAGTAAGCGCCCAGTGGCTATTTATGGTGCGGGTGAGGCTGGCTTTGAGTTGCTGGGGGCGTTAGAGCGTGGTCATGAGTTAATGCCGGTAGCATTTGTAGATAACGATCGTTCGATTGCTAATCGTTTGATTGCAGGTAAACGGGTCTATACACCTAAGCATATTGGCCAAATGATTGAGGAGACCGGGGCAAGAGAAATACTGCTGGCGATGCCTTCTTTGTCTCGCTCACAGAAAAAGGAAATTTTAGAGTCTTTGGAACAATACCCCCTGCATGTTAGAACAGTACCCAGTATTTCTGAGCTAGCGATGGGTAAGGTGAAAGTAGCGGATATTCGTGAAGTCGAGATAGCGGATGTATTAGGAAGAGACTCTGTTCAACCTGAAGAAGCGCTTTTAGAACGCTGTATTAAAAACAAGGTGGTGATGGTTACAGGGGCAGGCGGCTCCATTGGTTCAGAGCTTTGTCGGCAGATTGTGCAGAATCAACCTAAAAGTATCATTTTGTTTGAGCACTCGGAATACAACTTATACAGTATTCATAAAGAGCTGGAGCAGATTGTACAACAAGTGAGCTATGTTGTTGAAATCATTCCTTTGCTTGGCTCAGTCACCAATGCCAAGCATTTGCTCAATACGATCAGCTCTTATCATGTCGATACCCTATATCATGCAGCAGCCTATAAGCATGTGCCTATTGTTGAGCAAAATATTGCGGAGGGAATTCGTAATAATGTATTTGGTACCTTACTTACTGCACAAGCAGCGATTATTGGTAAAGTAAAACACTTTGTGCTGATTTCGACTGATAAAGCGGTTAGGCCCACTAATGTTATGGGTGCTAGTAAGCGCTTGGCAGAAATGGTGTTGCAAGCACTTAGTGAAGAGTCAACGCTTTATTTAAATAAAAATAATGTATTTGGCTTAGTTAACCATTGTGCTTTTCATAATGAAACCCGCTTTACTATGGTGCGTTTTGGTAATGTATTAGGATCATCGGGCTCAGTTATTCCTAAGTTTCGGGAACAGGTGGCAGAGGGCGGCCCTATTACGGTTACACACCCCAATATTACCCGTTACTTTATGACGATACCTGAAGCCTCCCAGTTGGTGATTCAAGCAGGAGCCATGGGACAAGGAGGTGATGTGTTTGTTTTGAATATGGGGGAGCCAGTTAAAATTGTTGATCTGGCTGAGAAAATAATTAATCTTTCAGGGTTAACAGTTAAAAATGAGGAAAGCCCTGAAGGGGATATTGAAATTCAGTTTACTGGCTTGAGGCCGGGTGAAAAACTGTATGAAGAGCTGTTAATTGGTGAAAACAATACTCCTACGGAACACTCGATGATTATGCGTGCTCATGAGGAAATGCTGCCATGGGAGTCATTAGCAGAACTGCTAGGTGAGATTGAACAGTCATTAAAGGAGTATGACTATACCAATGTACGTCACCTGTTGTTAAAAGCGGTGACCGGTTACAAACCTGAAAAAAATATTGTGGACTTGTTGTATAACCAAAATAAAAAAGTCACTGTAGAAAAGGTTGTGAGCTTGGAACAAAAAGGCCAGCAGTAG